The Andrena cerasifolii isolate SP2316 chromosome 14, iyAndCera1_principal, whole genome shotgun sequence genome contains a region encoding:
- the LOC143376487 gene encoding guanine nucleotide exchange factor DBS isoform X4, with product MILRRKSAHGCNCPCHQHCSTKCAVLHFAEDVESMTGEIENGDLAIRDVADLLQSQYAIIAGGKTREGCPIITFPDNGNFHNLCDLDYQRLMLYLTSVPTLQEADLGFHLIIDRRNDKWNSVKTVLLKISGFFPGLVHVAYVLRPAGFLQKAISEVSNKLFREDFKFRVIFLANIAELHEFVDTDQLTEQLGGDLSYCHHTWIQNRISLEKFSSMTQDVSLALDSFTRRLAEIEFPNNTIATTSLLSQQQVEYNELKEEILSAARHGEALLDSVRQLTGKGTADRLGNVAAVERELLFAFRLLVQLEETERTFDLFWSHHSSRLRHCLALRQFEADFRELQATLDQHLKTIEDMTEVGETQGRVEQLLCDTSAFQRICRGDIERAEEVISAGQQLLSGRHQCPTDVVEPKCVELQRICTILSQRLERRLHMLTKCRELMERIDKANTWCTRGIELLASQNSATSPDQALQELQELIEAAEEFHHPRCIFQDSIMPETKALITQVLQRIEDVSLMCDKRIMTLKQQLIKPTRPIQTVTPEPVKPLQSLPQIVKPGRILKKANTMPKMEMSPIEGESSSPESESKDIEALRLKRGHVLAELVETERIYVAELGSIIKGYKMELTHEAMAHLIPAALEGKGDILFGNLEDIYIFHGETFLRDLENCISNTELVALCFVQRREVFFRLYSYYCQNIPRSERLREQIQNEPQFLATCQQRLGHKLPLAAYLLKPVQRITKYQLLLKDLLKYSDEPSCCTELQEALDCMLVVLKCVNDSMHQTAITGFGGDLNAQGELLLQGSFSVWSSSKRERLLRLKPSQRHIFLYEKALIFCKHSKPQAHNKATYHFKRYLKMSQIGLTESVKGDARRFEIWLQGRAEVHTIQASTLDVKQSWVRQIKGVLMSQLAELKGKQNSALGKTNHKPLRQTISWEAQGSISGSLRTLSVDGSSVISHITDVSQSTEDDVAWSSENSNTDDEDAFSENPGPAPGGRYVALADYCAVGQSEVTMREGDNLELLKVGCAGWWFVKLIGTGVEGWAPAAYLEPINRKTSRSSQSVNSQETI from the exons ATGATTCTTCGGCGAAAGTCTGCGCACGGCTGCAATTGTCCCTGTCATCAGCATTGCTCCACGAAATGTGCAG TTTTACATTTTGCAGAAGATGTAGAGAGTATGACTGGTGAGATTGAAAATGGAGATCTGGCAATTCGAGATGTTGCGGACCTTCTCCAGTCACAGTATGCTATCATAGCAG GAGGGAAAACTCGAGAAGGTTGTCCCATAATTACTTTTCCCGACAATGGGAATTTTCACAATTTATGTGACTTGGATTACCAACGTCTCATGCTGTATCTCACTTCTGTGCCAAC tTTACAAGAAGCTGATCTGGGGTTCCATTTAATAATCGATAGAAGGAATGATAAATGGAACTCTGTGAAAActgtgttattaaaaatttct ggTTTTTTCCCCGGTTTAGTTCACGTAGCATATGTTCTACGTCCAGCTGGATTTTTACAGAAAGCTATTTCGGAagtttcgaataaattatttcggGAGGATTTTAAATTTAGAGTGATATTTCTAGCAAATATCGCTGAACTTCATGAATTTGTAGATACAGATCAGCTAACTGAACAACTTGGTGGTGATTTATCATATTGCCATCACACTTGGATACAGAACAGAATT agtttagaaaaattttcatcaaTGACACAAGACGTATCTCTTGCATTGGACTCCTTCACGCGGCGCCTAGCCGAGATTGAATTTCCTAATAACACCATTGCAACAACATCTTTACTATCTCAACAGCAAGTTGAGTACaacgaattaaaagaagaaattctAAGTGCTGCGAGACATGGCGAAGcactgttggacagtgtacgGCAACTAACTGGCAAGGGAACGGCTGATAGACTAGGAAACGTTGCAGCAGTAGAAAG AGAATTGTTATTTGCTTTCAGATTACTCGTTCAGCTGGAAGAAACAGAACGTACATTCGACTTGTTTTGGTCACACCACAGCTCCCGCTTGAGGCACTGTCTAGCCTTGAGACAATTCGAAGCTGACTTTAGAGAATTACAAGCAACATTGGACCAACATTTAAAAACTATAGAAGACATGACGGAAGTAGGAGAGACGCAAGGAAGAGTCGAACAGTTACTTTGCGACACGTCAGCATTTCAAAGAATATGTAGA GGAGACATAGAGAGAGCGGAGGAAGTGATATCTGCGGGCCAGCAACTGTTGTCTGGAAGGCATCAGTGCCCTACAGACGTTGTAGAACCTAAGTGCGTAGAACTACAAAGGATCTGTACTATCTTAAGTCAAAGATTGGAAAGGCGATTACACATGTTAACTAAATGCAGAGAACTCATGGAACGGATAGATAAG GCGAATACGTGGTGTACACGTGGGATAGAGTTACTCGCGTCGCAGAATAGTGCAACATCGCCTGACCAAGCACTTCAAGAGTTGCAAGAGTTAATAGAAGCTGCAGAAGAATTCCATCATCCCAGATGTATTTTTCAAGATTCTATAATGCCAGAAACTAAAGCTCTAATTACCCAA GTTTTGCAAAGAATAGAAGATGTGTCTTTGATGTGTGATAAAAGGATAATGACGCTAAAGCAACAATTGATTAAACCAACGAGACCAATTCAAACTGTAACACCTGAACCAGTCAAGCCACTACAATCACTGCCTCAGATAGTAAAACCTGGAAGGATTCTTAAAAAGGCTAACACCATGCCGAAG ATGGAGATGAGTCCTATAGAAGGGGAATCTTCGTCGCCCGAAAGCGAGTCTAAAGACATAGAAGCCTTGCGATTGAAACGCGGTCACGTTTTAGCAGAACTTGTTGAAACCGAACGAATCTACGTTGCCGAGTTAGGCTCTATAATTAAAGGGTACAAAATGGAATTAACGCACGAGGCAATGGCTCATTTAATACCAGCGGCATTAGAGGGAAAAGGTGATATTTTGTTTGGTAATTTAGAAGATATATACATTTTTCATGGAGAAACGTTTCTAAGAGATCTAGAGAACTGTATTTCAAATACTGAACTTGTTGCATTATGTTTTGTACAAAGG CGCGAAGTATTCTTCAGATTGTATAGTTACTATTGCCAGAATATCCCGAGATCGGAAAGATTACGAGAACAGATACAGAATGAGCCGCAGTTTCTTGCAACTTGTCAACAGAGGCTTGGCCACAAGCTACCTCTTGCTGCGTACCTTCTTAAACCTGTACAACGTATAACAAAGTACCAATTGTTACTGAAAGATCTTTTAAAATATAGCGACGAGCCATCGTGCTGCACCGAATTACAGGAAGCCTTGGATTGCATGCTAGTTGTATTAAAATGCGTTAATGATAGCATGCATCAGACTGCGATTACTGGGTTTGGC GGGGATCTAAATGCACAAGGCGAGCTCCTATTACAAGGCTCGTTTAGTGTCTGGAGTAGCAGTAAGCGAGAACGACTTCTCAGGTTAAAACCATCTCAGCGTCATATTTTCTTGTACGAGAAGGCTCTTATATTTTGTAAGCATAGTAAGCCTCAAGCACATAATAAAGCTACCTACCACTTTAAGAGATATTTGAAG ATGTCGCAAATCGGGCTGACCGAATCGGTTAAAGGCGACGCGAGACGGTTCGAAATCTGGCTTCAGGGTCGGGCTGAAGTACATACGATTCAGGCATCCACCCTTGACGTCAAACAATCCTGGGTGCGTCAAATTAAAGGTGTTCTAATGTCCCAATTAGCTGAACTTAAGGGGAAACAAAATTCTGCTCTTGGAAAGACCAACCACAA ACCTTTGCGTCAGACGATTTCGTGGGAAGCTCAAGGCAGCATTTCCGGATCTCTGCGTACTCTCTCGGTCGACGGTAGCAGTGTTATATCGCACATTACTGATGTCTCGCAATCGACGGAAGACGATGTCGCTTGGAGCTCTGAGAACAGCAATACCGACGACGAAGATGCGTTCAGTGAAAATCCTGGCCCGGCTCCT GGTGGAAGATACGTAGCATTAGCTGATTATTGTGCAGTTGGACAGTCGGAAGTTACAATGCGCGAAGGAGACAATCTAGAACTTCTTAAGGTTGGGTGTGCTGGTTGGTGGTTTGTAAAATTGATAGGAACCGGAGTAGAAGGATGGGCGCCCGCAGCTTATTTGGAACCAATCAATCGAAAAACTTCGCGCAGCTCTCAGTCGGTCAACAGTCAAGAGACCATATGA
- the LOC143376487 gene encoding guanine nucleotide exchange factor DBS isoform X5 yields MILRRKSAHGCNCPCHQHCSTKCAEDVESMTGEIENGDLAIRDVADLLQSQYAIIAGGKTREGCPIITFPDNGNFHNLCDLDYQRLMLYLTSVPTLQEADLGFHLIIDRRNDKWNSVKTVLLKISGFFPGLVHVAYVLRPAGFLQKAISEVSNKLFREDFKFRVIFLANIAELHEFVDTDQLTEQLGGDLSYCHHTWIQNRISLEKFSSMTQDVSLALDSFTRRLAEIEFPNNTIATTSLLSQQQVEYNELKEEILSAARHGEALLDSVRQLTGKGTADRLGNVAAVERELLFAFRLLVQLEETERTFDLFWSHHSSRLRHCLALRQFEADFRELQATLDQHLKTIEDMTEVGETQGRVEQLLCDTSAFQRICRGDIERAEEVISAGQQLLSGRHQCPTDVVEPKCVELQRICTILSQRLERRLHMLTKCRELMERIDKANTWCTRGIELLASQNSATSPDQALQELQELIEAAEEFHHPRCIFQDSIMPETKALITQVLQRIEDVSLMCDKRIMTLKQQLIKPTRPIQTVTPEPVKPLQSLPQIVKPGRILKKANTMPKMEMSPIEGESSSPESESKDIEALRLKRGHVLAELVETERIYVAELGSIIKGYKMELTHEAMAHLIPAALEGKGDILFGNLEDIYIFHGETFLRDLENCISNTELVALCFVQRREVFFRLYSYYCQNIPRSERLREQIQNEPQFLATCQQRLGHKLPLAAYLLKPVQRITKYQLLLKDLLKYSDEPSCCTELQEALDCMLVVLKCVNDSMHQTAITGFGGDLNAQGELLLQGSFSVWSSSKRERLLRLKPSQRHIFLYEKALIFCKHSKPQAHNKATYHFKRYLKMSQIGLTESVKGDARRFEIWLQGRAEVHTIQASTLDVKQSWVRQIKGVLMSQLAELKGKQNSALGKTNHKPLRQTISWEAQGSISGSLRTLSVDGSSVISHITDVSQSTEDDVAWSSENSNTDDEDAFSENPGPAPGGRYVALADYCAVGQSEVTMREGDNLELLKVGCAGWWFVKLIGTGVEGWAPAAYLEPINRKTSRSSQSVNSQETI; encoded by the exons ATGATTCTTCGGCGAAAGTCTGCGCACGGCTGCAATTGTCCCTGTCATCAGCATTGCTCCACGAAATGTGCAG AAGATGTAGAGAGTATGACTGGTGAGATTGAAAATGGAGATCTGGCAATTCGAGATGTTGCGGACCTTCTCCAGTCACAGTATGCTATCATAGCAG GAGGGAAAACTCGAGAAGGTTGTCCCATAATTACTTTTCCCGACAATGGGAATTTTCACAATTTATGTGACTTGGATTACCAACGTCTCATGCTGTATCTCACTTCTGTGCCAAC tTTACAAGAAGCTGATCTGGGGTTCCATTTAATAATCGATAGAAGGAATGATAAATGGAACTCTGTGAAAActgtgttattaaaaatttct ggTTTTTTCCCCGGTTTAGTTCACGTAGCATATGTTCTACGTCCAGCTGGATTTTTACAGAAAGCTATTTCGGAagtttcgaataaattatttcggGAGGATTTTAAATTTAGAGTGATATTTCTAGCAAATATCGCTGAACTTCATGAATTTGTAGATACAGATCAGCTAACTGAACAACTTGGTGGTGATTTATCATATTGCCATCACACTTGGATACAGAACAGAATT agtttagaaaaattttcatcaaTGACACAAGACGTATCTCTTGCATTGGACTCCTTCACGCGGCGCCTAGCCGAGATTGAATTTCCTAATAACACCATTGCAACAACATCTTTACTATCTCAACAGCAAGTTGAGTACaacgaattaaaagaagaaattctAAGTGCTGCGAGACATGGCGAAGcactgttggacagtgtacgGCAACTAACTGGCAAGGGAACGGCTGATAGACTAGGAAACGTTGCAGCAGTAGAAAG AGAATTGTTATTTGCTTTCAGATTACTCGTTCAGCTGGAAGAAACAGAACGTACATTCGACTTGTTTTGGTCACACCACAGCTCCCGCTTGAGGCACTGTCTAGCCTTGAGACAATTCGAAGCTGACTTTAGAGAATTACAAGCAACATTGGACCAACATTTAAAAACTATAGAAGACATGACGGAAGTAGGAGAGACGCAAGGAAGAGTCGAACAGTTACTTTGCGACACGTCAGCATTTCAAAGAATATGTAGA GGAGACATAGAGAGAGCGGAGGAAGTGATATCTGCGGGCCAGCAACTGTTGTCTGGAAGGCATCAGTGCCCTACAGACGTTGTAGAACCTAAGTGCGTAGAACTACAAAGGATCTGTACTATCTTAAGTCAAAGATTGGAAAGGCGATTACACATGTTAACTAAATGCAGAGAACTCATGGAACGGATAGATAAG GCGAATACGTGGTGTACACGTGGGATAGAGTTACTCGCGTCGCAGAATAGTGCAACATCGCCTGACCAAGCACTTCAAGAGTTGCAAGAGTTAATAGAAGCTGCAGAAGAATTCCATCATCCCAGATGTATTTTTCAAGATTCTATAATGCCAGAAACTAAAGCTCTAATTACCCAA GTTTTGCAAAGAATAGAAGATGTGTCTTTGATGTGTGATAAAAGGATAATGACGCTAAAGCAACAATTGATTAAACCAACGAGACCAATTCAAACTGTAACACCTGAACCAGTCAAGCCACTACAATCACTGCCTCAGATAGTAAAACCTGGAAGGATTCTTAAAAAGGCTAACACCATGCCGAAG ATGGAGATGAGTCCTATAGAAGGGGAATCTTCGTCGCCCGAAAGCGAGTCTAAAGACATAGAAGCCTTGCGATTGAAACGCGGTCACGTTTTAGCAGAACTTGTTGAAACCGAACGAATCTACGTTGCCGAGTTAGGCTCTATAATTAAAGGGTACAAAATGGAATTAACGCACGAGGCAATGGCTCATTTAATACCAGCGGCATTAGAGGGAAAAGGTGATATTTTGTTTGGTAATTTAGAAGATATATACATTTTTCATGGAGAAACGTTTCTAAGAGATCTAGAGAACTGTATTTCAAATACTGAACTTGTTGCATTATGTTTTGTACAAAGG CGCGAAGTATTCTTCAGATTGTATAGTTACTATTGCCAGAATATCCCGAGATCGGAAAGATTACGAGAACAGATACAGAATGAGCCGCAGTTTCTTGCAACTTGTCAACAGAGGCTTGGCCACAAGCTACCTCTTGCTGCGTACCTTCTTAAACCTGTACAACGTATAACAAAGTACCAATTGTTACTGAAAGATCTTTTAAAATATAGCGACGAGCCATCGTGCTGCACCGAATTACAGGAAGCCTTGGATTGCATGCTAGTTGTATTAAAATGCGTTAATGATAGCATGCATCAGACTGCGATTACTGGGTTTGGC GGGGATCTAAATGCACAAGGCGAGCTCCTATTACAAGGCTCGTTTAGTGTCTGGAGTAGCAGTAAGCGAGAACGACTTCTCAGGTTAAAACCATCTCAGCGTCATATTTTCTTGTACGAGAAGGCTCTTATATTTTGTAAGCATAGTAAGCCTCAAGCACATAATAAAGCTACCTACCACTTTAAGAGATATTTGAAG ATGTCGCAAATCGGGCTGACCGAATCGGTTAAAGGCGACGCGAGACGGTTCGAAATCTGGCTTCAGGGTCGGGCTGAAGTACATACGATTCAGGCATCCACCCTTGACGTCAAACAATCCTGGGTGCGTCAAATTAAAGGTGTTCTAATGTCCCAATTAGCTGAACTTAAGGGGAAACAAAATTCTGCTCTTGGAAAGACCAACCACAA ACCTTTGCGTCAGACGATTTCGTGGGAAGCTCAAGGCAGCATTTCCGGATCTCTGCGTACTCTCTCGGTCGACGGTAGCAGTGTTATATCGCACATTACTGATGTCTCGCAATCGACGGAAGACGATGTCGCTTGGAGCTCTGAGAACAGCAATACCGACGACGAAGATGCGTTCAGTGAAAATCCTGGCCCGGCTCCT GGTGGAAGATACGTAGCATTAGCTGATTATTGTGCAGTTGGACAGTCGGAAGTTACAATGCGCGAAGGAGACAATCTAGAACTTCTTAAGGTTGGGTGTGCTGGTTGGTGGTTTGTAAAATTGATAGGAACCGGAGTAGAAGGATGGGCGCCCGCAGCTTATTTGGAACCAATCAATCGAAAAACTTCGCGCAGCTCTCAGTCGGTCAACAGTCAAGAGACCATATGA